A stretch of Ascochyta rabiei chromosome 6, complete sequence DNA encodes these proteins:
- a CDS encoding Rho GTPase-activating protein, with translation MAAPPSIPPVTSSDSFNPDFDSAAGPNDDAPISPVDAPAPASPEQRAPPQDAQTQQRVHDVLHSDVGVMTLLSRLKASIASARDFASFLKRRGAMEEEHAGSLKKLSRLTIDGLRKADTRHESYATQFEHVLHANERIADNGTQFGLALHAMHENLLQLTNKMDGNRKALKQTGLAAEAKVQDAEKLAEKAKAKYDQLAEDLDRVKTGDTGAGRKFGLKGPKSAAQHEEDLQRKLQAADQDYASKVQTAQVYRKELLASARPQAVSGLLDLIKETDAALTMEMQKYASFNEKLVVNNGQVVSPQPLKGSTVQAPPSMNQLIYQINNDKDFDDYIMNNASKTSAVKSELQYVKHPTQAPAQSYPSLAPTINNDRRASIPPQIQPPVPFSTQQSEANSSSFQQQPSSQQLEPEHQAGFPSYQAPPQSSQPQAPTYGNSPYSPVAANSFTQAEYPRGPAGQATAQQTSGVLYNSPQPPVNPIFGITLEDLFHRDGSPVPMVVYQCIQAVDLFGLEVEGIYRIPGTSSHIQQMKALFDSDASQVDFRNPEAFQHDVNSVAGLLKQFFRELPDPLLTREFYNKFIDAARVDDDTMRRDSMHALINALPDPNYATLRALVLHLHRVQQSSEINRMSTANLGICWAPSIMGPHKGNNMADAGLQARVIITILDNVLQIFDED, from the exons ATGGCTGCACCGCCATCCATACCGCCTGTGACGAGCAGCGACAGCTTTAACCCAGACTTTGACAGCGCCGCGGGGCCAAATGATGATGCGCCCATTTCGCCCGTAGACGCACCGGCGCCTGCATCGCCAGAGCAGCGAGCGCCGCCCCAGGACGCGCAGACGCAGCAGCGCGTGCACGATGTCCTGCACTCAGATGTTGGCGTGATGACACTTTTGAGCCGGCTGAAGGCTAGCATTGCGAGTGCCCGA GATTTCGCCAGCTTTCTCAAGCGCCGCGGTGCTATGGAGGAGGAGCATGCTGGCAGTTTGAAGAAGCTTAGCCGGTTGACCATCGATGGTTTGCGCAAAGCAGATACGCGTCACGAATCGTACGCGACCCAGTTCGAACATGTACTCCACGCGAACGAGCGCATCGCCGACAACGGTACCCAATTTGGGCTCGCCCTGCACGCTATGCACGAAAACCTTCTGCAGCTGACGAACAAGATGGACGGGAACCGCAAGGCGCTGAAGCAGACAGGTCTGGcggcagaagcaaaggtgCAGGACGCCGAGAAGCTCGCAGAGAAGGCCAAGGCAAAATATGACCAGCTGGCTGAGGATCTTGACCGCGTCAAAACAGGAGACACAGGCGCTGGCAGAAAGTTTGGACTAAAAGGCCCCAAATCAGCCGCCCAACACGAAGAGGATCTCCAACGCAAGCTACAAGCCGCAGATCAAGACTATGCGAGCAAGGTTCAGACGGCGCAAGTGTACCGCAAAGAGCTCCTGGCGTCGGCACGCCCACAAGCTGTCTCCGGTCTCTTAGATCTCATCAAAGAGACGGACGCAGCGCTGACCATGGAGATGCAGAAATACG CATCATTCAACGAGAAGCTGGTCGTCAATAACGGCCAGGTAGTTAGCCCACAACCACTTAAGGGCAGTACCGTGCAGGCCCCACCAAGCATGAATCAACTGATTTACCAGATCAACAACGATAAAGACTTTGACGATTACATCATGAACAATGCGTCCAAGACCTCTGCAGTCAAATCTGAGCTGCAATACGTAAAGCACCCCACTCAGGCTCCTGCACAATCGTACCCATCCTTGGCTCCAACCATAAACAATGACCGTCGCGCATCAATACCTCCACAGATTCAGCCGCCAGTACCTTTCTCCACTCAGCAATCAGAGGCAAACAGCTCGTCATTTCAACAGCAGCCTTCTTCCCAGCAGCTCGAGCCAGAACATCAAGCCGGCTTTCCTTCGTACCAGGCACCGCCCCAGTCCTCGCAACCTCAGGCACCAACATATGGGAATTCTCCCTACTCTCCAGTTGCGGCAAACTCCTTCACACAGGCCGAGTACCCACGGGGACCCGCAGGTCAAGCAACAGCGCAGCAGACGAGCGGCGTCCTGTACAATAGTCCACAACCTCCAGTCAATCCGATATTTGGTATCACGCTCGAGGATCTGTTCCACCGAGATGGCTCACCAGTGCCCATGGTAGTCTACCAGTGCATTCAGGCCGTGGATCTCTTTGGATTAGAGGTAGAGGGTATCTATCGCATACCAGGGACCTCCTCTCATATTCAACAGATGAAGGCCCTATTCGACAGTG ACGCATCACAGGTAGACTTTCGAAATCCCGAAGCATTTCAACACGACGTCAATAGCGTTGCCGGTCTGTTGAAGCAGTTCTTCAGGGAGCTCCCCGATCCACTTCTCACAAGAGAATTCTATAACAAGTTCATCGATGCTGCCCGAGTTGACGATGACACGATGCGCCGAGATTCCATGCACGCGCTGATCAATGCACTCCCTGATCCCAACTACGCAACCCTTCGTGCATTAGTGCTGCACCTCCACCGGGTACAACAGTCTTCTGAAATCAATCGCATGAGCACAGCTAATTTGGGCATCTGCTGGGC GCCATCTATCATGGGACCACATAAAGGCAACAACATGGCTGACGCAGGGCTTCAGGCACGCGTTATAATTACCATTCTAGACAACGTGTTGCAAATTTTTGACGAAGATTAG